The genomic segment TCTTTTCTCCCGCAGTCGACTTGGCTGCTGCGGCCCGGCGCGATACCGAAGTGGACTATGTGAACGACTGCACGCTCATTGCGCTAGCCGGGCCAGAGGCGCGGATTGTCGGCGTCGCAACGTACCGGCGTATCCGTGGGGAGCGTGCGGAAGTCGGGATCACGATTGCGGATGATTACCAGGGGCGCGGTCTTGGCACGATTTTGATCGGGCACCTTGCCGAGATCGCTGCCGCTAACGGCATAACCATTTTCGAGGCGATTGTCTTGCCTGAGAACTACCGTATGGTCGAAGTCTTCCGTAACCTTGGTGTTCCCGTTGAGGTTCGAACTGGCCCTTCGGAAATTCGCGTCATCTTCCCCACCTCGCTCACGCCTGAAGCGATCGAGCGGTTTGAGCAGCGCGAACAGATTGCCGCGGCCAGTGCCTTGCGCGCGTTCCTGTGTCCACGGGCTGTTGCGGTCATTGGGGCGTCGCGCCAACGGGGAACGGTGGGCGGCGAGCTGTTCCACAATCTGCTCGACTTCGGCTTCAACGGCCCGGTCTATCCGGTAAACCGCAACGCGCCAGTGGTCCAGTCGGTGGTCGCATATCCCTCGATCGAGGAAGTTCCTGGGCCGGTTGACTTGGCGGTGATTGCGGTTCCAGCCCCGGCTGTGCCTGAGGTCGCTGAGCAGTGCGGTCGGAAGGGCGTGCGCGCCTTAGTGGTCGTCTCGGCTGGCTTTGCTGAAGTCGGTGGCGAGGGCCGAACCTTGCAGGATGAACTCCTGCGGATTTGCCGAGCATACGGTATGCGGCTTATTGGCCCAAACTGTATTGGCATCATCAATACCGATCCCGAGGTACGACTCAATGCAACGTTTGGCCCACTTCCGCCGCTGGAAGGGCGGATCGGGTTTGCTTCGCAGAGCGGCGCGCTTGGCCTCGCAATTATTGACTATGCGCGTTCGCTTGGGCTTGGCCTTTCGAGTTTCGTCTCGATGGGGAATAAGGCGGATATCTCTGGGAATGACTTGCTGAACTACTGGGAGACTGATCCACGGACAAGTGTCATCCTGCTGTACCTGGAATCGTTCGGGAATCCGCGGAAGTTCAGCCGCATTGCACGTCGTGTTGGCCGTGTGAAGCCAATTGTCGCGGTGAAAAGCGGACGAACCGCTGCCGGCGCGCGAGCAGCATCCTCGCATACGGCTGCGCTGTTGTCTTCGTCAGACGTGACCGTTGATGCGCTCTTCCGGCAGTCTGGTGTGATCCGCACAGAGACGCTCGAAGGGCTCTTCGATGTGGCGGCATTGCTCGCAAATCAGCCGCTGCCGCCCGGGCGGCGCGTTGGCATTCTCACCAATGCTGGCGGCCCGGCGATTCTGGCTGCTGATACCTGCGAGGCACAGGGGCTGACTGTGCCGGTCTTAGCGCAAGAGACGCAGGCAGCGTTGCGAGCCGTGCTTGCTCCAGCTGCGAGTGTGACGAATCCAGTCGATATGACGGCGACGGCAACGGCTGAGCATTATCGCCAAGCTATCCCGATCCTCGCCCGCGATCCATCGGTCGACGCCGTCATGGTGATCTTCTTGCCGCCGTTGCGCTTGCCTGAGGAGTCGGTTGCCCGGGCCATTGTCGAGGCAGCACGCGACGTCAACGCACAAGGCAAGCCGGTCGTCTCCGTCTTCCTCTCGTCTCACGGCGTCCCTGAGGCATTACGAACAGCTGACGTTCGTGTGCCGTCATATGCCTTCCCTGAAGCAGCCGCGATTGCTCTTGCCCGGGCAGCACAGTACGCTGCCTGGCGCAATCGTCCTGTTAGCCAGCCGCCGTCGTTTCCGGATCTCCGTCGTGATGAGGCGGCGGCAATCGTTGCTGGTGTCCTCGGTCGAGGAGGCGGCTGGCTTGATCCAGCAGAAATCGAGCGCCTGCTTGCGTGCTACGGCATTCCTGTCGCCGAGCAGGCATTTGCCGAGACGCCCGAGGAAGCGGTCGAAGCAGCATTGCGCATCGGCTTCCCGGTTGCTGTTAAAGGCATTGCACCGGGACTACTCCACAAGACCGATCGTGGCATGATCCGCCTCGCGCTTGCCTCACCGGAGGCGGTGCAGGCAGCGAGTCGCGAACTCTTGGATCGGCTCAAGGCCGAGCAGTCTCCAGCAACACCCGTCCGGCTCCTCGTCCAGCGGTACGTCTCCGGCGGCGTTGAGTTACTCGCTGGCATGACGCATGATCCCCACTTTGGCCCGGTCATTGTCTGTGGCATCGGCGGTGTCCTGGCCGAGCTTGTCCGAGACATTTCCGTCCGCCTGACCCCGCTCACGCCCGAAGACGCACGCGAGATGCTCGAAGAATTGAAAGGGTATCCCGTGCTGCAGGGTTATCGCGGTTCACCGGTCGTTGACCTTGCTGCGTTGCAGGACCTGCTGCTCCGGCTCAGTACCCTTGCCGATGATCTGCCTGATATCGCTGAGCTTGATCTCAACCCAGTTATTGCATTGCCACAGGGAGCGGTTGTCGTTGACGCTCGTGCCCGGATTGCGCCAGCTCAGCCGCCGTTGCCGTTAAGCGCCCGCACCCGTCCCTGGTGGTAGGCTCTCCGCATGCCTCGTCACCTGGCCTGGCTCCCAGCCGCGATTGCGTACGACGACAAGGGCTGAATCGGCTGGATGCCAGGTGCAATCGCGTGCGTACCGGGTATCACGCGCATACGCATCTGGCGCAGACTCTGCCGCCGATCAATCCTGCGTACTCTGCCGAAGTTCCACCGCGAGCGGCGTAAGCAACACTTGACGGGCGACGCGAAGGAGGGTAGACTATACTTCAGTATTGACTGAAATGTTCCGGGGAGGGCATCGATGGTTCCTGATCGTGCTGATGTGTTGTGGCTGAAGGCCAAGCTCTTTCGCGGCTTTGCTGATCCAGCGCGCCTCGCCGTCCTCGAAGCTCTCCGCGATGGCCCGCAGACGGTCGCACGCTTGCGGCTGCTTACCGGCCTGACTGCGTCGAACTTGTCCAATCACCTGCGTTGTCTGCTTGACTGCGGCCTCGTCGAGCGCCAGCCTGCTGGGCGAACGGCATACTACCGGCTCCGCGATGATCGGGTAGCGATGGTGCTTGCGCTGGCTGAGGCGGTCGTTACCGAGACTGCCCATGGCGTCGCCATGTGTTCGAACTATGAGCTTGGTGATCACCACAGCGTATCCCCTGGATGTGTGGAGGTGGCCCATGGCCGCTAAGCGTGCCGAGCAGTTTCCGACGCTCACCATGGTGGTCGAAGGGCTCGACTGTGCTGACTGCGCTCGCCTCATTGAGCGCACGCTTGGTGCATTGCCCGGCGTCACGAGCGTGATGGCCCTACCGGCCAGTGGCGCGGTTCGCGTGACCTACGACCCGACGCAGGTAGATCCAGCGCGCATGCATGCAGCGCTATCAGCTGTTGGCCATCCTCCAGTGCTTCCGGAAACTGCAGCGCCACGTTCACGGCAGGCTGACCGCCGTCTCCTTATGGCCGGCCTGGGTATTGTCACGCTGGTCATGTTGACGGTGCTTGGCGAAGCGATGGGGTGGCTTGACCGGCTCCAGGCCATTTTGCCCTGGCCAATCTGGCTTGGCCTGACGCTGATAGTTAGTGCGCCGGTAATCCGTGACGTTAGCCGTGCTGCCTGGCATCGACACGTCACGGCCCATACGGTGATGACGCTTGGGTTGCTTGCTGCTCTGGCCCTCGGGCAATGGGTTACAGCGTTGCTCGTGGCAACGTTTATCCGTTTCGGGGACATGGTCGAACGGATCACCACAGCTCGCGCGCGGACAGCTATCGCAGCGCTTGCTGCGTTTGCCCCGCACGCCGCCCGAGTGGAACGCGAGGGGCAAGAAGTGCTTGTGCCGGCAGATGCAGTACAACCCGGTGACATCGTTGTCGTTCGACCAGGCGAAACGATCCCCGTTGATGGCCTTGTGATCAGCGGTCAGGCAACCGTCGAGCAGTCAGCGCTGACGGGCGAGAGCGTGCCCGTCGAGGCAGAAGCAGGGATGCCAGTCTATGCCGCAAGTATCGTGCGCCTTGGTGCGCTCCGTGTCCAGGCGACTGCCGCTGGGGAGGGGACGACATTCGGGCGGATGCTCCGGCTTGTGCAAGAAGCAGAGGCGAACCGGACGCCGATCCAACGCATTGCCGATCGCTTTGCTGGAGCGTATTTGCCTGTCGTGCTCGCCGTCGCTGGGATCACGCTCCTGCTCCGTCATGATGGGGTAGCCGCTGCGGCTGTCTTGGTCGTTGCCTGCGCCTGCCCAATTGCGCTGGCCACCCCAGTTGCGGTCCTCGCGGCGATCGGCGCTACTGCACGCAAGGGGATTGTTGTCCGAGGGGGTGCCGTTCTCGAGGCATT from the Thermorudis peleae genome contains:
- a CDS encoding GNAT family N-acetyltransferase codes for the protein MATPVYPAHREADVALRDGTTVHVRPVRPDDAPALQAFYEGLSLEARILRFFSPAVDLAAAARRDTEVDYVNDCTLIALAGPEARIVGVATYRRIRGERAEVGITIADDYQGRGLGTILIGHLAEIAAANGITIFEAIVLPENYRMVEVFRNLGVPVEVRTGPSEIRVIFPTSLTPEAIERFEQREQIAAASALRAFLCPRAVAVIGASRQRGTVGGELFHNLLDFGFNGPVYPVNRNAPVVQSVVAYPSIEEVPGPVDLAVIAVPAPAVPEVAEQCGRKGVRALVVVSAGFAEVGGEGRTLQDELLRICRAYGMRLIGPNCIGIINTDPEVRLNATFGPLPPLEGRIGFASQSGALGLAIIDYARSLGLGLSSFVSMGNKADISGNDLLNYWETDPRTSVILLYLESFGNPRKFSRIARRVGRVKPIVAVKSGRTAAGARAASSHTAALLSSSDVTVDALFRQSGVIRTETLEGLFDVAALLANQPLPPGRRVGILTNAGGPAILAADTCEAQGLTVPVLAQETQAALRAVLAPAASVTNPVDMTATATAEHYRQAIPILARDPSVDAVMVIFLPPLRLPEESVARAIVEAARDVNAQGKPVVSVFLSSHGVPEALRTADVRVPSYAFPEAAAIALARAAQYAAWRNRPVSQPPSFPDLRRDEAAAIVAGVLGRGGGWLDPAEIERLLACYGIPVAEQAFAETPEEAVEAALRIGFPVAVKGIAPGLLHKTDRGMIRLALASPEAVQAASRELLDRLKAEQSPATPVRLLVQRYVSGGVELLAGMTHDPHFGPVIVCGIGGVLAELVRDISVRLTPLTPEDAREMLEELKGYPVLQGYRGSPVVDLAALQDLLLRLSTLADDLPDIAELDLNPVIALPQGAVVVDARARIAPAQPPLPLSARTRPWW
- a CDS encoding ArsR/SmtB family transcription factor; its protein translation is MVPDRADVLWLKAKLFRGFADPARLAVLEALRDGPQTVARLRLLTGLTASNLSNHLRCLLDCGLVERQPAGRTAYYRLRDDRVAMVLALAEAVVTETAHGVAMCSNYELGDHHSVSPGCVEVAHGR
- a CDS encoding heavy metal translocating P-type ATPase; protein product: MAAKRAEQFPTLTMVVEGLDCADCARLIERTLGALPGVTSVMALPASGAVRVTYDPTQVDPARMHAALSAVGHPPVLPETAAPRSRQADRRLLMAGLGIVTLVMLTVLGEAMGWLDRLQAILPWPIWLGLTLIVSAPVIRDVSRAAWHRHVTAHTVMTLGLLAALALGQWVTALLVATFIRFGDMVERITTARARTAIAALAAFAPHAARVEREGQEVLVPADAVQPGDIVVVRPGETIPVDGLVISGQATVEQSALTGESVPVEAEAGMPVYAASIVRLGALRVQATAAGEGTTFGRMLRLVQEAEANRTPIQRIADRFAGAYLPVVLAVAGITLLLRHDGVAAAAVLVVACACPIALATPVAVLAAIGATARKGIVVRGGAVLEALAQADVLLLDKTGTLTTGRPSLTAVVPADGWSADTVLALAAAAERDSEHPLAEAVREAARMRGLAIERPDRFSARPGFGVVAQVAGKTVVVGREPEGSVPETLATAAASLVQAGNTLLWVNVDGQPAGVLAAADTLRGDVPLALAELRALGFREIMLLTGDHPQVAAAFAQSLGIPYRAGMLPEEKISVVQDYQRQGRRVVMVGDGVNDAPALAQADVGVAMGVIGTPAAIEAASVALLREDWMLLPALVRLARQTRRVIWLNLGFAVTYNVLGLSLAASGMLSPALAAAAQTLPDLVVLGNSARLLRGLRPVHAVPQPGAAHCQRSHCRS